From Spirosoma aerolatum, one genomic window encodes:
- a CDS encoding M16 family metallopeptidase yields MRNNTTKPALGQTGWSRSGWSRAGILAAALLVGSLTSSSAQDKLPEGVTKGASVEGITEYNLKNGLKVLLFPDPSKPTITVNITYLVGSRHEGLGETGMAHLLEHMVFKGSTKHTNIPQELTSHGARPNGTTWLDRTNYFETFAASDENLKWALDLEADRMVNSFIKKEDLASEFSVVRNEFEMRENSPQNVLNERVVSSAYLWHNYGKSTIGNRSDLEKVPIENLQAFYKKYYQPDNAVLVVAGKIDEAKTLALVNDYFSPIPKPARVLQPTYSIEPVQDGERDVVLRRVGDTKVVSALYHIMPSSHPDYPVMDVLIDLLTDEPSGRLYKSLIETKKASQEYGYSFMTKDPGYAYFAVEMLKDKSIDDAKAALLGTLDSVAIKTPTKDEVERSKAKLLKDVELSFKDVERLGRTLSEYIATGDWRLGFLYRDALEKVTPADVQRVAKYYFKPSNRTVGMFIPEQNPDRVDVPEPPNVEAMVKNYKGRAAIASGEAFDPSPANIDGRTRRIEQPNTIELALLPKTTRGNEVNARLTLRYGDVNSLKNKSAISVFTASMLDKGTTTRSRQQIKDEFDKLKAQVNIFGGGNQVNAIIKTNKENLPAVIRIVSDMLKHPAFDANEFEKLKQEQLAQIEAQRSEPQALAFTAFQRQMNPYPKDDVRYTSTPDEDVADVKALKLDELKQFHKDFYGAQNATLAVVGDFDEANVRKAVMDELGTWKAKKPFSRLVSPYNDIKPTPQSIEAPDKANAFMVAGVNLPLRDDDPDYPALVLGNYMLGGGFLNSRLAVRIRQKEGISYGVGSQLQANPFDKTGMFMTYAIYNPENAERLEKAFREEMDKVVKEGFTADEIKAARSGLLQSRMVGRAQDPSLSATLNNYLYLNRTMGWDADFEKKLESLTPEQVNAAMKKHIDPSKISIIKAGDFAKAAKKAAEKQPASSVSGGKN; encoded by the coding sequence ATGCGAAACAACACTACCAAGCCAGCTCTGGGTCAGACTGGATGGTCCCGGTCGGGATGGTCCCGCGCGGGTATACTGGCCGCTGCGTTGCTGGTCGGTAGCCTCACCTCATCCTCAGCACAGGATAAGCTTCCAGAAGGCGTTACCAAAGGAGCATCGGTCGAAGGCATCACCGAATACAATCTGAAGAACGGCCTGAAGGTGCTGCTCTTTCCTGATCCGTCGAAGCCCACCATTACGGTCAACATCACTTACCTGGTAGGTTCGCGGCACGAAGGGCTGGGCGAAACAGGGATGGCTCACCTGCTGGAACACATGGTCTTTAAAGGCTCCACCAAACATACCAACATCCCACAAGAGCTGACATCACATGGTGCGCGTCCGAACGGAACAACCTGGCTCGACCGTACCAACTACTTCGAAACCTTTGCGGCCTCGGACGAAAACCTGAAATGGGCGCTCGACCTGGAAGCAGACCGAATGGTCAACTCATTTATCAAAAAAGAAGACCTGGCTTCCGAGTTTTCTGTAGTACGAAATGAGTTCGAAATGCGCGAAAACTCCCCACAAAACGTGTTGAATGAACGGGTCGTTTCGTCGGCTTATCTGTGGCACAACTATGGCAAATCGACTATCGGTAACCGCTCCGATCTGGAGAAAGTCCCCATCGAGAACCTCCAGGCTTTCTATAAGAAATACTATCAGCCCGACAATGCAGTACTGGTTGTAGCCGGTAAAATTGATGAAGCCAAAACCCTGGCGCTGGTCAATGACTATTTTAGTCCGATTCCTAAACCTGCCCGGGTGCTTCAGCCAACCTATAGCATTGAACCCGTTCAGGATGGCGAACGCGATGTGGTTCTCCGGCGGGTAGGTGATACTAAAGTTGTTTCGGCACTGTATCACATCATGCCAAGCTCACACCCTGATTACCCGGTTATGGATGTGCTGATCGACCTCCTGACCGACGAACCCAGCGGCCGATTGTATAAATCGCTGATTGAAACGAAAAAAGCCTCGCAGGAATATGGCTATTCGTTCATGACCAAAGATCCGGGATACGCCTATTTTGCGGTCGAAATGCTGAAAGACAAATCTATTGACGATGCCAAAGCGGCCTTACTAGGTACGCTTGACTCAGTAGCGATCAAAACCCCAACCAAAGATGAAGTTGAACGTTCGAAGGCAAAGCTGCTGAAAGATGTTGAACTTAGCTTCAAGGACGTAGAACGGCTGGGTCGCACACTCAGCGAATACATTGCCACCGGCGACTGGCGTCTGGGCTTCCTGTATCGGGATGCCCTTGAAAAAGTAACCCCTGCCGATGTACAGCGAGTAGCCAAATACTACTTCAAACCCTCCAACCGAACCGTCGGTATGTTCATTCCCGAACAAAACCCTGATCGGGTCGACGTGCCAGAGCCTCCGAACGTAGAGGCTATGGTGAAAAACTATAAAGGCCGGGCTGCTATTGCCAGTGGTGAAGCATTCGACCCCTCTCCTGCTAACATTGATGGCCGTACCCGTCGAATTGAACAGCCTAATACCATTGAATTAGCCCTCCTGCCCAAAACAACCCGTGGGAACGAAGTAAACGCTCGGTTGACCCTGCGGTATGGCGATGTAAACAGCCTGAAAAATAAGAGTGCGATCTCCGTCTTTACGGCGTCGATGCTCGATAAAGGCACAACGACCCGCTCCCGTCAGCAGATCAAGGATGAGTTCGACAAGCTGAAAGCGCAGGTGAATATATTCGGGGGTGGTAATCAGGTGAACGCCATTATTAAAACCAATAAAGAGAATTTGCCTGCCGTGATCCGCATTGTGAGCGACATGCTGAAGCACCCTGCGTTCGATGCCAACGAATTTGAAAAACTAAAGCAGGAGCAACTGGCTCAAATTGAAGCCCAACGATCAGAGCCACAGGCGCTTGCCTTTACAGCCTTCCAGCGCCAGATGAACCCCTATCCGAAGGATGATGTGCGGTATACCTCGACCCCTGATGAAGATGTGGCCGATGTAAAAGCGCTGAAACTGGACGAACTGAAGCAGTTTCATAAGGATTTCTACGGCGCTCAGAATGCGACCTTAGCTGTAGTGGGCGATTTTGATGAGGCAAACGTCCGGAAAGCCGTTATGGATGAACTGGGCACCTGGAAGGCGAAAAAGCCATTCAGCCGACTGGTAAGCCCCTACAACGACATCAAGCCTACGCCACAAAGCATCGAAGCCCCCGACAAAGCGAATGCCTTTATGGTAGCCGGTGTCAACTTGCCCCTGCGCGACGATGATCCTGATTATCCCGCGCTGGTCTTAGGCAACTACATGCTGGGTGGTGGCTTCCTGAACTCACGATTAGCCGTACGCATTCGCCAGAAAGAGGGTATTAGCTATGGTGTTGGCTCACAGCTTCAGGCCAATCCGTTCGACAAAACGGGTATGTTCATGACCTACGCCATCTATAACCCCGAAAATGCAGAACGACTGGAAAAAGCCTTCCGGGAGGAAATGGACAAGGTAGTGAAAGAGGGCTTTACAGCCGACGAGATTAAAGCTGCCCGGTCGGGTCTGTTGCAATCGCGGATGGTAGGTCGGGCACAGGACCCCAGTCTGTCGGCTACGCTCAACAATTACCTCTACCTCAACCGGACGATGGGCTGGGATGCTGATTTTGAGAAGAAATTGGAATCACTGACTCCTGAACAGGTCAATGCAGCCATGAAAAAGCACATCGACCCGTCAAAAATCTCAATCATCAAGGCCGGTGACTTCGCAAAAGCCGCCAAGAAAGCAGCCGAAAAGCAACCCGCTTCGTCGGTAAGTGGCGGTAAAAACTAG
- a CDS encoding PQQ-dependent sugar dehydrogenase: MLFRYLLLLAVLSSTQLLAQAPRIRLTELATGLNRPTDMVAISSSEFLISQTDGQIRIVRNGVKLVTPYLDLGAKIHDATWEGIFGITLHPNYASNGYIYVNYCRKGDRSAVYARFTRSATNPDQADSSTEFTLLVVPYPNPQGAHRSGCLGFGPDGYLYITTGDSWPGLRGSVGDPDRFAQSLQTPYGKIFRIDVDHGTPYAIPATNPYSSPSDGVADEIYALGLRNPWRWSFDRLTGDMWIGDVGQDGWEELNFTPSNATAPQNYGWPCYEGTHAYNSNCSGSDTYHMPLLDYSGYNYGSGASITGGYVYRGTVYPKLYGWYVFGDYQRGTYWSLKRADDGTFQQITQLSLPTVLPVSFGQDPNGELYVLSFAEGKLYRIIERTIASVKTGNWASPDTWNCNCLPIAGDDVVISADHSVDLNQLVQVRSLDLKGKLAYSPSGKVKFDP; this comes from the coding sequence ATGCTTTTCCGTTACTTGCTTTTGTTAGCTGTCCTTAGCTCTACCCAATTACTTGCACAAGCCCCCCGAATTCGGTTGACCGAATTGGCAACAGGGTTGAATCGGCCAACGGATATGGTTGCCATTAGTTCTAGCGAATTTCTGATCTCACAAACTGATGGACAGATTCGTATCGTTCGAAATGGGGTTAAGCTTGTAACACCTTATCTGGATCTTGGGGCAAAAATTCATGATGCTACCTGGGAGGGGATTTTCGGGATTACGCTCCACCCAAATTACGCCAGTAATGGATACATATATGTTAACTATTGTCGGAAGGGTGATCGGTCGGCTGTGTATGCCCGCTTTACCCGTAGTGCAACCAATCCCGACCAGGCTGATAGTTCAACAGAATTTACGTTGCTGGTCGTGCCTTATCCGAATCCGCAGGGGGCGCACCGGTCGGGTTGCCTGGGTTTTGGCCCTGATGGGTATCTATATATTACGACAGGCGATTCGTGGCCGGGACTTCGTGGCTCTGTTGGCGACCCCGATCGGTTTGCACAGAGCCTGCAAACGCCTTACGGGAAGATCTTTCGGATTGATGTCGATCATGGTACACCTTACGCTATTCCTGCCACAAATCCATACAGTAGCCCCAGCGATGGCGTAGCAGATGAAATTTATGCCCTGGGTTTACGGAATCCGTGGCGCTGGAGCTTTGATCGACTGACGGGCGATATGTGGATCGGGGATGTGGGACAGGATGGTTGGGAAGAACTGAATTTTACCCCTTCGAATGCGACAGCACCACAGAACTACGGATGGCCCTGTTACGAAGGGACGCATGCCTATAATTCAAATTGCTCCGGGTCTGATACGTACCATATGCCTCTGCTCGACTATTCTGGCTACAATTATGGCAGTGGTGCATCCATCACCGGTGGTTATGTATACCGTGGCACAGTTTACCCCAAGTTATATGGGTGGTACGTGTTTGGCGACTACCAACGCGGAACGTACTGGTCACTGAAACGAGCGGATGATGGGACTTTTCAGCAAATTACACAACTCAGCCTGCCCACCGTATTGCCTGTATCATTCGGGCAGGACCCAAACGGTGAATTGTATGTGCTTTCCTTTGCAGAGGGAAAATTGTATCGTATCATCGAACGGACAATCGCTAGTGTTAAAACAGGAAACTGGGCCAGTCCGGACACCTGGAACTGCAATTGTCTGCCCATTGCCGGTGACGATGTGGTTATTTCTGCCGACCATTCGGTAGACCTGAATCAACTGGTACAGGTTCGATCGCTTGATTTGAAGGGGAAACTGGCCTATTCGCCTTCAGGCAAGGTCAAGTTTGATCCCTAA
- a CDS encoding SDR family NAD(P)-dependent oxidoreductase: MTNFARQTVLITGAGTGIGFAIAKALVQQGANVVLNDYDHDLARNAAHRIQDECQTPDAGTCEACPGDASDVSFIRHMVDTAVARFGSLDIAIANAGITIFGDIFTTTAEAFQKIVDVNLRGSFFLAQMAAQQMRLQGKGGSILFMSSVVGHLAHPGLPVYSMTKAGLEMLARQLVIDFSPLGITINTIAPGATLTERTLDDPTYIPIWSRITPMGRPATVDDITNAALFLVAPASRHITGQSLVVDGGWTSVGVPPI; encoded by the coding sequence ATGACAAATTTTGCCCGACAGACTGTACTCATTACGGGGGCTGGCACTGGAATTGGTTTTGCCATTGCGAAAGCACTAGTTCAGCAGGGAGCCAACGTCGTACTCAACGATTATGACCATGATTTAGCCCGAAACGCAGCCCATCGTATTCAGGATGAATGCCAAACTCCCGATGCCGGGACTTGTGAGGCCTGCCCAGGCGATGCATCAGATGTATCGTTTATTCGCCATATGGTAGATACTGCTGTTGCTCGGTTTGGATCGCTGGATATTGCCATTGCCAACGCGGGAATCACCATTTTCGGCGACATCTTCACGACCACGGCAGAGGCATTTCAGAAAATTGTAGACGTAAACTTACGAGGTAGCTTTTTTCTCGCACAAATGGCCGCTCAGCAAATGCGGTTGCAGGGGAAAGGGGGGAGTATCCTGTTTATGTCGTCAGTAGTAGGACATCTGGCCCATCCGGGATTGCCTGTTTACAGTATGACCAAGGCAGGGCTGGAAATGCTGGCCCGTCAATTAGTCATCGACTTTTCGCCACTTGGCATTACCATCAATACGATTGCCCCAGGGGCCACACTTACTGAACGAACCTTAGACGACCCTACCTACATTCCAATCTGGTCGCGGATCACGCCAATGGGGCGCCCTGCTACGGTCGATGATATAACCAATGCGGCTCTATTTCTGGTGGCGCCCGCATCCCGCCATATTACCGGCCAAAGCCTGGTCGTAGATGGTGGCTGGACAAGCGTGGGTGTGCCGCCGATTTGA
- a CDS encoding leucine-rich repeat domain-containing protein: MLKGLLFVYLMLTGLVGYAQSPVVFLRDTTRLGVSLASLERSFPPPYDKLIVQAGKSSQLKGAFSGRTKLYFDSLNAQHQQFFTFIERNKKRLPALGLLFQTQEFIRADGSYEWVFCQVDGQSLTSEQESKLLALLTEWYTQHPFPIKTENGFRRSTMTTLGQPPQKRTVRRGPGIISTVEAAEKTLRPDTVTMLAFNHLELSSVPEVVYRFPKLEELDLSRNNLHELPARLTADIPTLKRLSVLFNVIPNDSVFITRNKHIRSLNIQGNKLTKIPESIRQNRRLESLWLGYNKLTTITDADVKTLRRMRKLSDLNLYSVGLSQLPTSIGRLKRVKVLDLYYNKFIELPPQIGKMKRLEQLAVAHNELRNLPVTLTKLRHLQVLYAHHNHLSQLPDEFSRLHSLRILDLSYNWYVSVPAVIGTLSSLQELSFNNNNLHEFPSMLLSLKGLKKVFLGSNPLFGQEAMKSPYAPQIKQLEANNTDVSY, encoded by the coding sequence ATGCTAAAAGGCCTTCTATTTGTCTATCTGATGCTGACCGGACTGGTTGGTTATGCCCAGTCGCCGGTTGTTTTTTTACGGGATACCACCCGGCTAGGCGTTTCTTTGGCGAGTTTAGAGCGTTCTTTCCCACCACCTTACGATAAGCTTATTGTTCAGGCAGGCAAATCGAGCCAGCTGAAAGGGGCCTTTTCAGGACGAACGAAACTCTACTTCGACAGTTTAAATGCTCAGCATCAACAGTTTTTTACGTTTATTGAGCGTAATAAAAAGCGGCTCCCCGCTCTTGGGCTTCTATTCCAGACCCAGGAGTTTATTCGCGCTGATGGTTCATATGAGTGGGTATTTTGCCAGGTTGATGGACAGTCATTGACGAGTGAGCAGGAATCCAAACTACTGGCACTATTGACGGAATGGTACACGCAGCATCCATTTCCCATAAAGACTGAAAACGGGTTTCGCCGATCTACGATGACTACGCTCGGTCAACCCCCTCAGAAACGCACGGTTCGGCGCGGTCCTGGAATCATTAGTACGGTCGAAGCGGCCGAAAAGACCCTGCGCCCGGATACGGTAACCATGTTGGCATTTAATCACCTGGAACTAAGTTCCGTTCCCGAAGTGGTGTATCGTTTTCCTAAACTGGAAGAGCTGGATTTGTCCCGTAACAACCTCCACGAACTCCCAGCCCGACTAACAGCCGATATTCCAACGCTCAAACGATTAAGTGTGCTATTCAACGTTATTCCCAACGATAGCGTATTCATTACCCGTAACAAACACATACGGTCGCTGAATATTCAGGGTAATAAGCTCACCAAAATCCCGGAATCCATCCGACAGAACCGACGACTTGAAAGTTTATGGCTGGGTTACAACAAATTGACTACCATAACCGATGCTGATGTCAAAACCCTACGGCGCATGCGCAAACTGTCGGACCTTAATCTCTATAGTGTTGGTCTGTCACAACTACCTACTTCCATCGGACGACTCAAGCGTGTAAAAGTGCTGGATTTGTACTACAACAAATTCATTGAATTACCTCCGCAGATTGGCAAAATGAAGCGGTTGGAGCAGTTGGCTGTAGCGCATAACGAACTACGAAACCTGCCGGTTACGCTCACCAAACTACGCCATTTGCAGGTATTATACGCCCATCATAACCACCTGAGTCAACTGCCCGACGAATTCAGCCGCCTTCACTCGTTGCGCATTCTGGACTTGAGCTATAACTGGTATGTATCGGTACCAGCCGTTATAGGCACGTTGTCGTCGTTGCAGGAGTTATCGTTCAACAACAATAACCTGCACGAATTCCCCAGCATGCTTCTCTCCCTTAAAGGGTTAAAAAAAGTTTTTTTGGGAAGTAATCCACTTTTCGGGCAGGAAGCGATGAAAAGTCCCTATGCTCCTCAGATCAAACAGCTAGAAGCCAACAATACCGATGTGTCGTACTGA
- a CDS encoding IlvD/Edd family dehydratase: MPLRSQDWFGRTGKDGFIYRAWMKNQGFPHHEFEGKPVIGICNTWSELTPCNAHFRELAEAIKRGVWEAGGFPLEFPVMSLGECQIKPTAMLFRNLASMDVEESIRGNSLDAVILMCGCDKTTPSLVMGACSVDIPTLVVSGGPMLAGRFRGKKIGTSDVWRFAEAYKMGEMSQADFIASEASMARSPGHCAVMGTASTMAAMVESLGLALPDNATIPAADSRRKVLAHMTGVRAVELARQNITPSQILTRQAFENAIMVNAALGGSTNFILHLTAIAGRVGVDLSLDDFDTLSAKIPLLTNLQPSGEHFVEDLFYAGGLPAVIRELRSYLNNDAMTVNGRTIGENCAEAQCYDPAVIASIDQPFKPESGIAVLRGNLCPNGAVLKPSAASPELMQHTGRAVVFEDIDDYKARIDDPDLDVDPSCVLVLKNVGPKGYPGMPEVGNMQLPAKVLAQGVHDMVRISDGRMSGTGFGTVVLHVSPESAVGGNLALVQNGDLITLDVHNRSLHLHVSDEELAARMVHFKPLNLGYDRGYVNLYIRHVTQAHEGADFDFLRGGSGSVVKRDSH; this comes from the coding sequence ATGCCTTTACGCTCGCAAGATTGGTTTGGCCGCACCGGCAAAGACGGCTTTATTTATCGCGCCTGGATGAAAAACCAGGGATTCCCCCATCATGAATTTGAAGGAAAGCCCGTAATCGGCATCTGTAATACCTGGTCGGAACTTACCCCTTGCAACGCTCATTTTCGTGAACTGGCCGAAGCCATCAAACGGGGAGTTTGGGAAGCGGGTGGATTTCCGCTGGAGTTTCCGGTGATGTCGCTGGGCGAATGCCAGATCAAACCAACGGCCATGCTGTTTCGTAACCTGGCCAGCATGGATGTGGAAGAAAGCATTCGGGGCAATTCGCTGGATGCCGTAATCCTGATGTGTGGGTGTGATAAAACGACACCTTCGCTGGTCATGGGTGCCTGTAGTGTCGATATTCCTACCCTGGTTGTATCGGGCGGCCCTATGCTGGCCGGGCGTTTCCGGGGTAAAAAAATCGGAACCAGTGATGTCTGGCGGTTTGCCGAAGCCTATAAAATGGGAGAGATGAGTCAGGCCGATTTCATAGCTTCAGAAGCCAGTATGGCCCGTTCGCCCGGACACTGTGCCGTAATGGGAACCGCCAGCACGATGGCTGCCATGGTCGAATCGCTGGGTCTGGCCCTGCCCGACAATGCCACCATTCCGGCTGCCGACTCGCGTCGGAAAGTGCTGGCGCACATGACGGGCGTTCGGGCAGTAGAGCTGGCTCGTCAGAATATCACCCCATCGCAGATTCTGACCCGTCAGGCGTTTGAAAATGCCATTATGGTGAATGCGGCTCTTGGTGGTTCAACCAATTTTATTCTGCACCTGACGGCCATTGCGGGTCGGGTTGGGGTGGACCTGTCGCTGGATGATTTCGATACATTGTCCGCCAAAATTCCATTGCTGACCAATCTACAGCCTTCGGGTGAGCATTTCGTTGAAGATTTGTTCTATGCGGGTGGCCTTCCGGCCGTGATTCGGGAGTTACGAAGCTACCTGAATAACGACGCTATGACGGTTAATGGACGAACGATTGGCGAAAACTGCGCCGAAGCTCAGTGCTACGACCCGGCGGTTATTGCGTCAATTGATCAGCCGTTTAAGCCGGAGTCGGGGATTGCCGTATTGCGCGGAAATCTATGTCCGAACGGGGCTGTGCTGAAGCCATCGGCCGCGTCGCCCGAACTCATGCAACATACAGGACGGGCGGTTGTTTTCGAGGACATCGACGACTACAAAGCCCGTATTGATGATCCTGATCTGGATGTAGACCCGTCGTGTGTGCTGGTGCTGAAGAATGTTGGCCCTAAAGGGTATCCGGGTATGCCTGAGGTAGGTAATATGCAGCTTCCGGCTAAAGTGCTGGCCCAGGGTGTACACGATATGGTGCGAATTTCGGATGGGCGTATGAGCGGAACGGGCTTTGGTACGGTGGTGCTGCACGTTTCGCCCGAATCGGCGGTTGGTGGAAACCTGGCCCTGGTGCAAAACGGCGATCTGATCACGCTCGATGTGCACAACCGCAGTTTGCATTTACATGTATCCGACGAAGAACTTGCTGCCCGAATGGTCCATTTCAAACCACTTAATCTAGGTTATGACCGGGGGTATGTGAACCTATACATTCGCCACGTAACGCAGGCACACGAAGGAGCCGATTTTGACTTTTTACGAGGAGGTTCCGGTAGTGTAGTCAAGCGGGATTCGCATTAA
- a CDS encoding EamA family transporter has product MQAVTSPLSNSSDRFTLWANLISVYILWGSTYLFIHFMTERMPPLYMVAVRYLIAGGILYGYARLTGTPRPTRKEWQSAGLIGILLLTVSNGCLAIGLQYIPSGMAALLGGLLPVYLLTLNWVSFGKKRPSNLALAGLVVGLIGIFLLVKPDKLQSTAGLDAKLIGTGFVAFGNLIWAIGTLLTPRLSLPTGTLSSGIQMIVGGFASLLVSLVLEPVTPLSILDAPTKAIGSMIYLIIFGSIIGFSSYSWLARNAPPQLLATYAFVNPVVAMFLGTLFAGEIFSSQSLIGALVAIVGVVLITLGRK; this is encoded by the coding sequence ATGCAAGCCGTTACATCCCCTCTTTCAAATTCGTCAGACCGTTTTACGCTCTGGGCTAACCTGATCTCCGTTTATATATTGTGGGGTTCTACCTATCTGTTCATTCATTTTATGACCGAACGGATGCCCCCCCTTTACATGGTGGCAGTCCGGTATCTGATTGCAGGAGGGATACTCTATGGCTATGCACGGCTGACGGGAACACCCCGCCCAACCCGAAAAGAATGGCAGTCAGCCGGGCTGATCGGCATTTTGCTGCTTACCGTTTCGAATGGCTGCCTGGCCATTGGCTTGCAGTACATTCCGAGCGGTATGGCGGCTTTGCTAGGAGGTCTGTTGCCCGTTTATCTCCTGACGCTCAACTGGGTTTCGTTTGGCAAAAAACGGCCGAGTAATCTGGCACTTGCGGGCCTGGTTGTCGGCCTTATTGGTATTTTCCTACTGGTGAAACCGGATAAACTGCAAAGCACAGCTGGCCTCGATGCCAAATTGATCGGTACGGGTTTTGTTGCCTTCGGTAATCTGATCTGGGCTATTGGCACGCTGCTAACACCGCGTCTGTCATTGCCAACTGGCACCCTATCCAGTGGTATTCAAATGATTGTGGGGGGATTTGCCAGCCTACTCGTAAGTCTGGTGCTCGAACCGGTTACACCATTAAGCATTCTGGACGCTCCTACCAAAGCCATCGGATCAATGATTTACCTGATCATTTTTGGCAGTATCATCGGTTTTTCATCCTATTCTTGGCTGGCCCGGAACGCCCCTCCGCAGCTTCTGGCCACCTATGCCTTCGTTAATCCAGTTGTCGCGATGTTCTTAGGTACCTTGTTCGCTGGCGAAATATTCTCCAGCCAATCCCTGATTGGTGCCCTGGTAGCCATCGTTGGCGTAGTATTGATCACGCTGGGGAGGAAATAA